A stretch of the Kushneria konosiri genome encodes the following:
- a CDS encoding ABC transporter transmembrane domain-containing protein yields the protein MINRRLLALMLRPLMHNRRRLLLALLLLMTATAMDVMGPWLTKHYIDIYLVPRDLRVEPLTLLLALYIATQGLAALGRYLQTLYFARIALDAVHALRKRVFRHVMHLPQHVHDATPTGEMVSRVTNDTDDLRELYVEFLATVLQNLMLLVGILIAMALMDVKLMLIAATLIPVAAVIIWGYQRASGPAAMEVRRLRAGQNARINEAIGGMSVLQAFNQTERFRARYHDLNVAQYHARLHTIRISALLLRSALDLVGVIILAALLIGYGLDSLVGGAEIGVLYAFVTWLGRVSEPLIEITQRFNIFQQAGVAGTRLLSLLDRPRAASGDDTKAIKSADYRLQALAFRHHGAERNTLDDVTLDIPEGAFIGLVGHTGSGKSTLLDLLGGLQPVTEGRLLLDGRPIETLSPSVINTVMASVPQEPFIRSTTLRDNLLMGIEADEAAMARALDEAQLRELIDRLPDGLDTPLGERGLTLSTGERQLLALARALLRQPRILLLDEATASVDSLTESRLNRALAGLKGRVTMVVVAHRLSTIAGADEVVVMQAGRIIEHGVPGQLLDNSDGAYYRLWHQPGNALN from the coding sequence ATGATCAATCGTCGCCTGCTGGCATTGATGCTGCGCCCGCTCATGCACAATCGCCGCCGCCTGCTGCTGGCCCTGCTACTGCTGATGACCGCCACCGCCATGGATGTGATGGGCCCCTGGCTGACCAAGCACTACATCGATATCTATCTGGTGCCACGGGATCTGCGGGTCGAGCCGCTGACCCTGCTACTGGCACTGTATATCGCGACTCAGGGGCTGGCGGCGCTTGGACGCTATCTGCAGACGCTCTATTTTGCCCGCATTGCCCTGGACGCCGTGCACGCCCTTAGAAAGCGCGTCTTTCGCCACGTCATGCATCTGCCGCAGCACGTCCATGACGCCACCCCCACCGGTGAAATGGTGTCGCGGGTGACCAACGATACCGACGACCTGCGTGAGCTCTATGTCGAGTTTCTGGCCACCGTATTGCAGAATCTGATGCTGTTGGTCGGCATCCTGATCGCCATGGCGCTGATGGATGTCAAGCTGATGCTGATTGCCGCCACCCTGATTCCGGTCGCCGCCGTGATCATCTGGGGCTATCAGCGGGCCAGCGGCCCGGCGGCGATGGAGGTTCGCCGCCTGCGCGCCGGTCAGAACGCGCGCATCAATGAGGCGATCGGCGGCATGAGCGTGCTGCAGGCCTTCAACCAGACCGAGCGCTTTCGGGCGCGCTATCACGATCTCAACGTGGCGCAGTATCACGCCCGGCTGCATACCATCCGCATCTCGGCGCTGCTGTTGCGCTCGGCGCTGGATCTGGTGGGGGTGATCATTCTGGCGGCGCTTTTAATCGGCTACGGGCTCGACAGCCTGGTGGGCGGCGCGGAAATCGGCGTGCTGTATGCCTTCGTGACCTGGCTGGGGCGCGTCTCCGAGCCGCTGATCGAGATCACCCAGCGCTTTAACATCTTTCAGCAGGCCGGCGTGGCCGGTACGCGGCTGCTGTCACTGCTGGATCGCCCTCGGGCCGCCAGCGGCGACGATACAAAAGCGATCAAATCGGCCGACTATCGGCTCCAGGCACTGGCGTTTCGCCATCACGGCGCCGAGCGCAATACGCTTGATGACGTCACCCTCGACATTCCAGAAGGCGCCTTTATCGGACTGGTCGGCCATACCGGCAGCGGCAAGTCCACCCTGCTGGATCTGCTGGGCGGGCTGCAGCCGGTCACCGAAGGCCGCCTGCTGCTGGATGGCCGTCCCATCGAGACGCTCTCGCCATCGGTGATCAACACGGTCATGGCCAGCGTCCCGCAGGAGCCCTTCATTCGCTCGACCACGCTCAGAGACAATCTGCTGATGGGTATTGAAGCCGATGAGGCGGCCATGGCGCGTGCCCTCGATGAAGCGCAGCTGCGCGAGCTGATCGACCGCCTGCCCGACGGGCTCGACACACCGCTGGGCGAACGGGGCCTGACGCTGTCGACCGGCGAACGCCAGCTTTTGGCGCTCGCTCGGGCGTTGTTGCGTCAGCCACGCATTCTGCTGCTCGATGAGGCGACCGCCAGCGTCGACAGTCTGACCGAATCGCGCCTTAACCGAGCGCTGGCCGGGCTCAAGGGGCGAGTGACCATGGTGGTGGTCGCCCATCGTCTTTCAACCATCGCCGGCGCCGATGAGGTGGTGGTGATGCAGGCCGGGCGAATCATTGAGCATGGCGTTCCCGGGCAACTGCTCGACAACTCCGACGGCGCCTATTACCGGCTCTGGCATCAGCCGGGCAATGCCCTGAACTGA
- a CDS encoding lipoate--protein ligase family protein, whose protein sequence is MVEVSRHGEYKVPGGKLLVADVTVNQGRLSCVRLSGDFFLEPDDALEAINQALTGASIAMSTADLTERIQQALPEGTVMVGLSVPAVATVIRRALAGASDWQEHTFSLIHRPPEAPTLHMALDEVLTREVAEGRRGPTLRVWEWDRPAVIIGSFQSLANEVDMDAARALNIEVVRRISGGGAMFVEPGNTITWSLIVPETLVEGLSFVESYAFLDEWVIQALGDMGIRAWYVPINDITSEGGKLAGAAQKRLNGAVLHHVTMAYDIDAERMMKVLRIGREKLSDKGIASAGKRVDPLRSQTGLSRETIIERMAASFGDRFTLIPDDVRPDEMTTAQALAESKFQSETWLARVP, encoded by the coding sequence ATGGTCGAAGTGTCACGCCACGGCGAATACAAGGTACCCGGCGGCAAGCTGCTGGTGGCCGACGTTACCGTCAACCAGGGGCGACTCTCTTGCGTTCGACTGTCGGGAGATTTCTTTCTTGAGCCCGACGACGCGCTCGAGGCCATCAATCAGGCCCTGACCGGCGCCAGTATCGCCATGAGCACGGCAGACCTCACCGAGCGGATACAGCAGGCGCTGCCTGAAGGCACCGTCATGGTAGGCCTGTCGGTGCCTGCAGTAGCCACGGTCATTCGTCGGGCGCTGGCCGGGGCCTCCGACTGGCAGGAACACACCTTCAGTCTGATTCATCGCCCACCGGAAGCCCCCACGCTGCACATGGCACTCGATGAAGTGCTGACCCGGGAAGTTGCCGAAGGCCGACGCGGGCCAACACTACGCGTCTGGGAGTGGGACCGCCCGGCCGTGATCATCGGCAGCTTTCAGTCGCTGGCCAACGAAGTCGACATGGACGCGGCCCGAGCGCTCAACATTGAGGTGGTACGCCGTATCAGTGGCGGCGGCGCGATGTTCGTCGAGCCCGGCAATACCATCACCTGGTCGCTGATCGTACCGGAGACACTGGTCGAGGGCCTGTCGTTCGTTGAAAGCTACGCCTTTCTTGACGAGTGGGTCATTCAGGCACTGGGCGACATGGGCATCCGCGCCTGGTATGTGCCGATCAATGACATTACCTCCGAGGGCGGCAAGCTGGCCGGCGCCGCGCAAAAACGCCTGAATGGGGCGGTGCTGCACCACGTCACCATGGCCTATGACATCGACGCCGAGCGCATGATGAAGGTACTGCGCATCGGCCGCGAAAAACTCTCCGACAAGGGCATTGCCAGCGCCGGCAAGCGGGTCGATCCGCTGAGAAGCCAGACCGGGCTGTCGCGCGAGACCATCATCGAGCGCATGGCGGCCTCCTTTGGCGACCGCTTTACGCTGATTCCCGATGATGTTCGCCCTGACGAGATGACCACCGCGCAGGCGCTGGCCGAGTCGAAGTTCCAGAGTGAGACGTGGCTGGCCCGCGTGCCGTAG
- a CDS encoding MFS transporter, whose translation MVRHTHPLLVLLALATGGFAIGTTEFATMSLLPFIQHDMQIDASTASHIISAYALGVVIGAPVITVLAARIDRKWLLLILMGLFALGNGMSALASSYGSLVLFRFFSGLPHGAYFGLAALMAASVVTSGKRTRAVGMVMLGLTVATIVGVPMATWLGNAVGWRWGYWLVTTLALLTVVMIALFAPKTGVASERSAKGELRALKNRAVLLTLAIGAVGFGGMFSVYTYLTSTLDSVTQMSSATIPLVLAVFGLGMTIGNIVVPRFADRALMPTAGGLLIWSAVALGVFPLVAGNPWLVSLDVFCIGIGGALGTILQTRLMDVAGEAQNMAAALNHVAFNMANALGPWLAGLALALGFGFRSTGVVGALLALGGLVIWSLARRQERQARMT comes from the coding sequence ATGGTTCGTCATACCCATCCCCTGCTTGTTCTTCTGGCGCTGGCGACCGGTGGCTTTGCCATCGGCACGACCGAATTTGCCACCATGAGTCTGCTGCCCTTTATTCAGCACGACATGCAGATCGATGCGTCCACGGCCAGTCATATCATCAGCGCCTATGCGCTGGGTGTGGTGATCGGTGCGCCGGTCATTACCGTGCTGGCGGCGCGGATTGATCGCAAATGGCTGTTGTTGATTCTCATGGGCCTGTTTGCGCTTGGCAACGGCATGAGTGCGCTGGCTTCAAGCTACGGCTCGCTGGTGCTGTTCCGATTTTTCAGCGGTCTGCCGCATGGTGCCTACTTCGGGCTGGCGGCGCTGATGGCGGCGTCGGTCGTGACCAGTGGCAAGCGCACGCGGGCCGTTGGCATGGTGATGCTGGGGCTGACGGTAGCGACCATCGTTGGCGTGCCGATGGCGACCTGGCTGGGCAATGCCGTGGGCTGGCGCTGGGGCTACTGGCTGGTGACCACTCTGGCACTGTTGACCGTGGTCATGATTGCCCTGTTTGCCCCCAAAACCGGAGTGGCCAGCGAGCGCAGCGCGAAGGGCGAGCTTCGTGCGCTGAAAAACCGCGCCGTGCTGCTGACGCTGGCCATCGGTGCGGTCGGTTTTGGCGGCATGTTCTCGGTCTATACCTATCTGACCTCGACGCTGGACAGCGTGACGCAGATGTCGTCGGCCACCATTCCGCTGGTACTGGCCGTGTTCGGTCTCGGCATGACGATCGGCAACATTGTCGTGCCGCGTTTTGCCGATCGTGCACTGATGCCTACGGCCGGAGGGCTTTTGATCTGGAGTGCGGTGGCGCTGGGCGTCTTCCCGCTGGTGGCAGGTAACCCCTGGCTGGTCAGTCTTGATGTCTTTTGTATCGGCATCGGTGGGGCGCTTGGCACCATCCTGCAGACCCGGCTGATGGATGTGGCCGGTGAGGCGCAGAACATGGCGGCGGCGCTTAATCACGTGGCCTTCAACATGGCCAATGCCCTTGGCCCCTGGCTTGCCGGGCTGGCACTGGCGCTGGGCTTTGGCTTTCGCTCAACCGGCGTGGTGGGTGCGCTGCTGGCGCTGGGGGGCCTTGTCATCTGGAGCCTGGCACGGCGTCAGGAGCGCCAGGCCCGAATGACGTAA
- a CDS encoding cation diffusion facilitator family transporter — MSTTMKLAWGSLLVGFAVLGLKTLAYALTGSVALLSDALESMVNVVTAVAALIAIRVAAMPADDNHPYGHHKAEFFSAVLEGVMIIIAALLILREAFTGIMDPQPLELPLMGIVISLVATVINAVWSRVLIRIGRRERSPALVADGRHLFTDVVTSAGVVVGVVLAMTTGWWMLDPLVAIIVAVNILWSGAKVIRESLSGLMDEAVPPDTLELIHHVITVTGEGAVEAHDVRTRHAGRATFVDFHLVVPGDTTVFHAHEICDRIEAGLRQALGEVRITIHVEPEHKAEHKAADIVFD; from the coding sequence TTGTCGACCACGATGAAACTTGCCTGGGGCAGCCTGCTGGTGGGCTTTGCCGTGCTCGGGCTCAAGACACTGGCCTACGCACTGACCGGCTCCGTGGCGCTGCTGTCGGATGCCCTCGAAAGCATGGTCAACGTGGTGACGGCCGTGGCGGCGCTGATCGCCATTCGGGTCGCCGCCATGCCGGCCGATGACAATCATCCCTACGGCCATCACAAGGCCGAGTTTTTCAGCGCCGTACTGGAAGGGGTGATGATCATCATCGCCGCACTTTTGATCCTGCGCGAGGCCTTCACCGGCATCATGGACCCGCAGCCGCTCGAGCTGCCGCTGATGGGCATTGTCATCAGTCTGGTGGCCACCGTGATCAATGCCGTCTGGTCGCGCGTGCTGATTCGCATCGGTCGGCGCGAGCGCTCGCCGGCGCTGGTCGCCGACGGGCGTCATCTTTTTACCGATGTGGTGACCTCGGCCGGCGTCGTTGTGGGGGTCGTGCTGGCCATGACAACGGGCTGGTGGATGCTCGATCCACTGGTCGCGATCATCGTGGCGGTCAACATTCTCTGGTCGGGTGCCAAGGTGATCCGGGAATCCCTGAGCGGATTGATGGATGAAGCCGTCCCGCCTGACACCCTGGAGCTGATTCATCACGTCATTACCGTGACCGGGGAGGGCGCCGTCGAGGCGCATGATGTACGCACACGCCATGCCGGGCGCGCCACTTTCGTCGACTTTCATCTCGTGGTGCCCGGGGACACCACGGTGTTTCATGCGCACGAAATCTGCGACCGCATCGAGGCCGGCCTTCGTCAGGCGCTGGGCGAGGTGCGCATTACCATCCACGTCGAGCCGGAGCACAAGGCCGAGCACAAGGCTGCCGACATTGTTTTTGACTGA
- a CDS encoding ABC transporter ATP-binding protein → MALRRLLLDFLATHRRAYLLAITTLLAVGLLNMALPWWAGQIIDDLNEKRIGMPGLWRSAAVLVAVALAMYGLRYLWRMLLFGASYQLGVALRDRFYEKLTRLDPGFFQQRRSGDLLARSTQDIDAVEVAAGEGVLSSVDGALTLLLVLSMMILVIDAPLALIALIPFPFMAWGFYRVASRVQGYFGQSLECFSALNDRTQEAIAGLRLLRQHSMIEDEIEDFDRRAEAHARANYQVQRMEARYDPVVFLALGSATLATIVAGSWRYLSGAITLGELTSFTLYLVQLIWPMFALGWCLNILQRGEAAARRLIEFFHERETITDEGTLTKVSSPTLHINVETFTYPLASTPSISELNLTIAPGESVGIVGATGSGKSTLIRLLLRQYPLTHGTITLGEQSLGDYQLDALRAMYAYVPQDPYLFAATLGENVALGVPHASDEDIRGALSAAAFGPDLERLPDGLDTRIGERGVTLSGGQRQRVALARALLSPAPILLLDDTLSAVDQTTEQQLLTTLEAERERTCLIVSHRLSAVRHADHIVVLDQGRAVEQGRHEALLARDGHYARLWQEQQMRTTEKPS, encoded by the coding sequence ATGGCGCTACGCCGACTGCTGCTCGATTTTCTGGCCACTCATCGCCGCGCCTACCTGCTGGCCATCACGACCCTGCTCGCGGTAGGGCTTCTCAACATGGCGCTGCCCTGGTGGGCCGGACAGATCATTGATGACCTCAATGAAAAACGTATCGGCATGCCCGGGCTCTGGCGCAGTGCCGCGGTACTGGTGGCCGTGGCGCTGGCCATGTACGGCCTGCGCTATCTGTGGCGCATGCTGCTTTTTGGCGCCTCTTATCAGCTGGGCGTGGCCCTGCGTGACCGCTTCTATGAAAAACTGACCCGGCTGGACCCGGGCTTTTTCCAGCAGCGGCGCAGCGGTGATCTGCTGGCGCGCTCGACACAGGATATCGATGCCGTGGAAGTGGCCGCGGGAGAAGGCGTGCTGTCCAGCGTCGACGGCGCGCTGACACTGTTACTGGTACTGTCGATGATGATCCTCGTGATCGACGCGCCACTGGCGCTGATCGCCCTGATTCCCTTTCCCTTCATGGCCTGGGGGTTTTACAGGGTGGCCAGCCGGGTGCAGGGCTATTTTGGCCAGTCGCTTGAGTGTTTTTCCGCGCTTAATGACCGCACCCAGGAAGCGATTGCCGGGCTGCGGCTACTGCGCCAGCACTCGATGATCGAAGACGAGATTGAAGACTTTGATCGACGGGCCGAGGCGCACGCCCGAGCCAACTATCAGGTGCAGCGCATGGAGGCCCGCTACGACCCGGTGGTGTTTCTGGCACTGGGCAGCGCGACGCTGGCCACCATCGTTGCCGGCAGCTGGCGTTATCTGAGCGGGGCCATCACGCTGGGCGAGCTGACCAGCTTCACGCTGTATCTGGTCCAGCTGATCTGGCCGATGTTCGCCCTCGGCTGGTGCCTCAATATCCTTCAGCGCGGCGAGGCGGCCGCCCGGCGACTGATCGAGTTCTTCCACGAGCGCGAGACCATCACCGACGAAGGTACGCTGACGAAGGTGTCTTCCCCCACGCTGCACATCAATGTCGAGACCTTTACCTATCCGCTGGCCAGCACGCCGTCGATTTCCGAGCTGAACCTCACCATTGCACCGGGCGAGAGCGTAGGCATCGTTGGCGCTACCGGCAGCGGCAAGTCGACCCTGATTCGTCTGCTGCTGCGCCAGTATCCGCTGACACACGGCACGATCACGCTGGGCGAGCAGTCCCTTGGCGACTATCAGCTCGACGCGCTGCGCGCGATGTATGCCTATGTGCCTCAGGACCCGTATCTCTTTGCGGCAACGCTTGGGGAAAACGTGGCGCTGGGCGTGCCCCACGCCAGCGATGAGGATATTAGAGGCGCGCTGTCGGCAGCGGCCTTCGGACCGGATCTGGAACGTCTGCCCGATGGGCTCGATACCCGCATCGGCGAGCGTGGCGTGACGCTCTCCGGTGGCCAGCGCCAGCGGGTGGCGCTGGCACGTGCCCTGCTATCCCCGGCCCCCATCCTGCTGCTGGATGACACGCTTTCGGCGGTGGATCAGACCACCGAGCAGCAGCTTTTGACCACACTGGAGGCGGAGCGCGAACGCACCTGCCTGATCGTGAGCCACAGGCTGTCGGCGGTGCGCCACGCCGATCATATCGTGGTACTGGATCAGGGCCGCGCGGTCGAACAGGGGCGTCACGAGGCGCTACTGGCGCGGGACGGGCACTACGCCCGGCTATGGCAGGAGCAGCAGATGCGCACGACGGAGAAGCCGTCATGA